A stretch of the Agrobacterium fabrum str. C58 genome encodes the following:
- a CDS encoding cold-shock protein: MTTGTVKWFNSTKGFGFIQPDNGGVDAFVHISAVERAGMRELVEGQKIGFDLERDMKSGKMSACNLQSA, from the coding sequence ATGACCACTGGCACAGTAAAATGGTTTAATTCCACCAAGGGCTTCGGCTTCATTCAGCCTGACAACGGCGGCGTTGACGCTTTCGTTCATATCTCGGCTGTCGAGCGCGCCGGAATGCGCGAACTCGTTGAAGGCCAGAAGATTGGCTTCGATCTCGAGCGCGACATGAAGTCGGGCAAGATGTCGGCCTGCAATCTGCAGTCCGCATAA
- a CDS encoding J domain-containing protein, with amino-acid sequence MTHDSKIFVGLRSPRKRSPSASESTGPKCQWDGCEKTGVHRAPVGAGAEGLYLMFCLEHVTAYNKGYSFTTAPPNPNVARYQKEATTGARPTWGTRVSEATETPLPSSVRSGSAKTLNARRADRSGQTKAGAQQRKLKVLEAKAFDTLGLSPDATSSEIRSRYKERLKMHHPDANDGDRNSEDALRASIEAYRILKLNGFC; translated from the coding sequence ATGACGCATGATTCGAAAATATTCGTAGGCCTTCGGTCCCCTCGCAAAAGATCGCCTTCGGCCAGCGAATCCACAGGTCCAAAATGCCAATGGGACGGGTGTGAAAAGACCGGCGTTCACCGCGCGCCCGTGGGCGCGGGTGCAGAAGGTCTTTATCTCATGTTCTGTCTTGAGCATGTGACGGCCTATAACAAGGGATACAGCTTCACCACGGCCCCACCCAATCCCAACGTCGCCCGTTACCAGAAGGAGGCGACAACCGGCGCTCGCCCGACTTGGGGAACCCGGGTGAGCGAAGCAACCGAAACTCCGCTACCGTCTTCGGTTCGTTCGGGCTCGGCAAAGACGCTGAATGCGCGCAGGGCCGACAGGTCGGGACAGACGAAGGCCGGTGCCCAGCAGAGAAAACTGAAGGTGCTTGAAGCCAAGGCTTTCGACACGCTTGGCCTTTCGCCAGACGCGACATCCAGCGAAATCAGGAGCCGCTATAAGGAGAGGCTCAAAATGCACCATCCCGACGCCAACGACGGCGATCGCAATTCAGAGGACGCACTTCGCGCCTCGATCGAGGCGTATAGAATCCTTAAACTGAACGGTTTTTGCTGA
- a CDS encoding enoyl ACP reductase FabMG family protein has translation MENPVALNHLSENTVFRKGDVFVLFGELFGRGYATGLLDEARRAGMEIVGITVGRRDENNALRPLNAEELSSAEAQLGGRIINIPLMAGFDLDAPAGGPTPTDLLAKMTLESWEHDKLEWDYVEQCRDIATARFTESLSKVMTVLDGMIPDGRNVFFSHTMAGGIPKAKVFLVIANRIYKGTGTRHMSSQTLIDSDLGKLILQNFDDVSANTFRHLIDFSAAIRERVEASGGQVRYTAYGYHGSAVLIDGSYRWQTYTNYTQGYAKMRLESIAEEAWAKGIKATVYNCPEIRTNSSDVFTGIELPLIPLLLALKKENGSEWADEQWQACEQLLVDGLTMKDVFSKIATMQASDVMRPFYDFSAWPMANSQAQADLTIGTSNEITRMHRDGKVMISDLLSGLVVKATGQLIFRESSKPSGPVLWLNHDIVAQRLNASHQHSNSPAPPIAQGMEPSQIEMA, from the coding sequence ACTGTTCGGTCGCGGATACGCCACCGGCCTGCTTGACGAAGCCAGACGGGCTGGAATGGAGATTGTGGGGATCACCGTCGGGCGGCGCGACGAGAATAACGCACTGCGGCCGCTTAACGCCGAGGAACTGTCTTCGGCGGAGGCCCAGTTGGGCGGCAGGATCATCAACATACCTCTTATGGCAGGCTTCGATCTTGACGCGCCGGCGGGAGGCCCGACTCCCACCGATCTCCTGGCAAAGATGACGCTTGAGAGCTGGGAGCACGACAAGCTCGAATGGGACTATGTCGAGCAGTGCCGCGATATCGCCACTGCGCGTTTCACGGAGTCGCTTTCTAAGGTCATGACCGTCCTGGATGGAATGATCCCCGACGGCCGCAATGTATTCTTCTCTCACACAATGGCCGGCGGCATTCCGAAGGCGAAGGTATTCCTGGTCATCGCCAATCGAATCTACAAGGGAACTGGTACTCGCCACATGTCGTCGCAGACCCTGATCGACAGTGATCTGGGGAAACTCATTCTGCAGAATTTTGACGATGTCTCCGCGAACACCTTTCGCCATCTGATTGATTTCAGCGCAGCGATCCGCGAGCGCGTGGAAGCTTCGGGCGGTCAGGTACGATATACGGCCTATGGTTACCACGGATCGGCGGTCCTCATTGACGGAAGCTATCGTTGGCAGACCTACACCAACTACACCCAGGGTTACGCCAAGATGCGGCTCGAAAGCATTGCAGAGGAAGCCTGGGCGAAAGGGATCAAGGCAACTGTCTATAACTGCCCCGAAATCCGGACCAATTCTTCAGATGTGTTCACGGGTATCGAGCTGCCCCTGATACCGCTGCTGCTTGCGTTGAAGAAGGAAAACGGGAGTGAATGGGCAGACGAGCAGTGGCAAGCCTGCGAGCAGTTGCTGGTTGATGGCTTAACCATGAAAGACGTCTTCAGCAAGATCGCCACCATGCAGGCCAGCGATGTCATGCGCCCGTTCTATGACTTTTCGGCATGGCCGATGGCAAACAGTCAGGCACAGGCCGATCTGACCATCGGCACGTCAAACGAGATCACCCGGATGCATCGGGATGGCAAGGTGATGATCAGCGACCTCCTGAGCGGTCTTGTAGTGAAGGCAACCGGGCAGCTAATTTTTCGCGAATCCTCCAAACCCTCCGGTCCCGTTCTGTGGCTCAACCACGATATCGTGGCTCAGCGACTTAACGCTTCCCACCAGCATTCGAATTCTCCCGCGCCACCTATCGCGCAGGGAATGGAACCCTCACAAATTGAGATGGCGTGA
- a CDS encoding response regulator produces MAAIPERDIFGLIHTPIGRDAPIAAALLHEAGLRANIVPTLDALVADLNENVAFAVMTEEALRSVDLRPLVSWIETQPSWSDLPIIILTARGGGPERNPAAARLSEVLGNVSFVERPFHPTTFISVARSAMRARRRQYEASARMEALDEGERRLQTALEAGRLGAWELNLSTNVLTTSATCRGIFGRSPNDGFTYEDLLQAIHPDDAARMKDALRNTIETGADYSITYRIVWPDGSIHGAEIRAQLHRDRTGRPIRLVGVSADITERMQSEEQQRHLNETLEERVAERTRELEEAHRLVLAEVSQRERAEEQLRHAQKMEAIGQLTGGVAHDFNNLLMAVLGNLELLRKHLTDDAKATRLIDGALQGAQRGASLTQRLLAFARRQDLQVGPVDLAGLVTNMQDLLQRSVGSRIAIEVVAPERLPAVSADANQVELALLNLAVNARDAMPDGGTIKIGLKEAVQPTVSDLLAPGRYVVLSVIDQGQGMDAATLQKAIEPFFSTKELGKGTGLGLSMVHGLALQLNGQLKLASAVGEGTTADLWIPVSTSQSLEKEQDVAVADARNDAGPKRILLVDDDALIAMSSADMLTDLGHEVVEAHSGKEALSLIDGGATFDLVITDYSMPGMTGAELAKAVRDRLPSLPIVLASGYVDFPSGVELEVARLSKPYSQDELALMLSKIS; encoded by the coding sequence ATGGCAGCCATTCCTGAGCGCGATATATTTGGCCTTATCCACACTCCTATCGGTCGCGACGCGCCGATTGCGGCAGCTTTGCTGCACGAAGCCGGCCTGCGTGCAAACATTGTCCCGACGTTGGACGCCCTGGTGGCAGACTTGAACGAGAATGTCGCTTTCGCCGTGATGACGGAAGAGGCTTTGCGGTCGGTTGATCTGCGCCCGCTTGTCTCGTGGATCGAGACGCAGCCGAGTTGGTCCGACCTTCCCATTATCATACTGACCGCGCGCGGCGGTGGCCCCGAGCGCAACCCGGCCGCCGCCCGTCTGTCGGAAGTTCTCGGCAATGTCAGTTTCGTCGAGCGGCCCTTCCATCCGACAACTTTTATCAGCGTCGCTCGTTCCGCAATGCGCGCGCGACGCCGACAATACGAGGCGAGTGCCCGTATGGAGGCACTGGACGAAGGGGAACGCCGTCTTCAGACAGCGCTCGAGGCCGGCCGCCTCGGTGCTTGGGAACTCAATCTTTCCACAAATGTCCTGACGACCTCGGCGACCTGCAGGGGGATATTTGGTCGTTCGCCGAACGACGGTTTCACCTATGAGGACCTGTTGCAGGCCATTCACCCGGATGACGCTGCACGGATGAAGGATGCGTTGCGAAACACGATCGAAACGGGAGCTGACTATTCCATTACCTATCGGATTGTCTGGCCTGACGGCTCTATTCATGGCGCGGAAATCCGTGCACAACTGCACCGCGACCGTACTGGACGGCCCATCAGGCTGGTCGGCGTTTCGGCCGACATAACCGAGCGTATGCAATCGGAAGAACAGCAGCGCCATCTCAACGAAACTCTTGAGGAACGCGTTGCGGAGCGGACACGTGAGCTGGAAGAGGCGCACAGGCTCGTGCTGGCCGAGGTCAGTCAGCGAGAACGGGCCGAGGAGCAGCTTCGTCACGCCCAGAAGATGGAGGCGATCGGCCAGCTCACTGGTGGGGTTGCCCACGACTTCAACAATCTCCTGATGGCTGTTCTTGGCAACCTCGAACTGCTCCGCAAACATCTGACAGACGATGCGAAGGCAACTCGACTGATTGATGGAGCCCTCCAAGGCGCGCAGCGAGGCGCCTCGCTCACCCAGCGGCTTCTTGCCTTCGCGCGTCGGCAGGACCTTCAGGTGGGCCCGGTTGACCTTGCCGGTCTCGTGACCAATATGCAGGACCTTCTGCAACGGTCCGTGGGATCGAGGATTGCCATAGAAGTAGTCGCTCCGGAGCGCCTCCCGGCCGTATCGGCCGATGCCAACCAGGTGGAGCTCGCCCTCTTGAACCTTGCCGTTAATGCCCGTGACGCGATGCCGGACGGCGGAACGATCAAGATCGGGCTGAAGGAAGCGGTACAGCCGACGGTATCGGACCTCCTCGCACCCGGACGTTATGTCGTGCTGTCGGTGATTGACCAAGGCCAGGGCATGGACGCGGCAACGCTGCAAAAAGCGATCGAGCCGTTCTTTTCCACGAAGGAACTCGGCAAGGGCACGGGTCTCGGGCTATCCATGGTTCATGGTCTTGCGTTGCAGCTGAACGGCCAATTGAAGCTGGCAAGCGCCGTGGGCGAGGGGACGACGGCGGACCTTTGGATTCCGGTATCGACATCGCAGAGTCTGGAAAAAGAGCAGGATGTCGCCGTAGCCGATGCCCGGAACGATGCCGGTCCCAAGCGAATCCTTCTCGTGGACGACGACGCACTGATTGCGATGAGTTCGGCTGACATGCTGACTGACCTCGGCCACGAGGTCGTGGAAGCCCATTCAGGCAAGGAGGCGCTCTCTTTGATTGATGGCGGCGCCACTTTCGACCTGGTAATCACTGACTATTCCATGCCGGGCATGACGGGCGCAGAACTGGCGAAAGCAGTCAGGGACCGCCTACCGAGCCTGCCTATCGTGCTGGCCTCAGGCTACGTCGACTTTCCGTCGGGCGTGGAACTTGAGGTGGCCAGACTGTCAAAGCCATATTCCCAGGACGAGCTGGCGCTTATGCTCAGTAAGATTTCATAG
- a CDS encoding ATPase domain-containing protein, which produces MTDNSVAKAKTGVEGLDDILSGGLSRRHVFLLEGAPGSGKTTIALQFLLEGATIGERCLYITLSETEEELRDSASSHGKDIGDQVEIFELVPPESLLDADQQQSLLYSSDLELGETTKLIFEAFERVKPHRVVIDSLSEIRLLAQSSLRYRRQILALKHFFSRSDATVLLLDDMTSDAMDKTVHSVVHGVIHLEQLAPDYGSERRRLRVLKYRGQAFRGGYHDFTIKTGGVEVFPRLRALEHRVAFERTLVASGISEFDDLLGGGVARGSSTLLIGPAGTGKSLFALQFVEAAVSRGERAAIFVFDEELGLLFDRTKEMGLDLEAMRDKNLLHIEQLDAAELSPGEFSQRVRDKVASFDAKTVVIDSINGYQAAMPEENALILHMHELLQYLNRQGANTFITVAQHGLVGDMKSPVDVTYLADTVILLRYFEAEARVRRAISVIKKRTGRHEDTIREYKIGANGLTLGEPLSAFQGILRGVPIFVGNRQPLLQTLDEDGSHS; this is translated from the coding sequence ATGACAGATAATTCAGTTGCAAAAGCAAAGACCGGGGTAGAGGGCCTCGATGACATTCTCTCCGGCGGCCTCTCCCGGCGTCATGTATTTCTGCTTGAAGGGGCTCCCGGCTCCGGCAAGACGACAATTGCGTTGCAGTTTCTTTTGGAGGGAGCCACCATTGGCGAGCGCTGCCTCTACATCACGCTTTCGGAAACGGAGGAGGAACTGCGTGACAGTGCTTCCTCGCACGGGAAGGACATAGGCGATCAGGTCGAGATTTTTGAGCTCGTTCCGCCGGAAAGTCTTCTGGATGCAGACCAGCAACAAAGTCTCCTGTATTCTTCCGACCTGGAACTCGGGGAGACGACAAAGCTTATCTTCGAAGCCTTTGAACGGGTAAAGCCCCATCGTGTGGTGATCGACAGTCTCTCGGAGATCCGGCTGCTGGCGCAGAGTTCGCTTCGCTATCGCCGCCAGATACTGGCACTGAAGCACTTCTTCTCGCGCTCCGATGCAACAGTTCTACTTCTTGATGACATGACCTCGGACGCAATGGACAAGACGGTCCACAGCGTGGTGCACGGCGTAATCCACCTTGAGCAGCTGGCTCCAGACTACGGGTCGGAGCGTCGGCGGCTTCGGGTTCTGAAATATCGAGGGCAGGCGTTTCGTGGTGGTTATCATGACTTCACCATCAAGACTGGTGGCGTCGAAGTCTTCCCGCGACTCCGCGCACTTGAACACAGGGTGGCGTTTGAGCGGACTCTCGTGGCGAGCGGCATCAGTGAGTTTGACGATCTCCTGGGCGGCGGCGTTGCCCGCGGCTCCAGCACGCTTCTGATCGGCCCCGCCGGCACCGGCAAGAGCCTGTTTGCACTACAGTTTGTCGAGGCCGCCGTCAGTCGCGGCGAGCGGGCGGCAATCTTCGTCTTCGATGAGGAACTGGGACTGCTGTTTGACCGCACAAAGGAGATGGGGCTTGATCTGGAGGCCATGCGTGACAAGAACCTGCTCCATATCGAGCAGCTGGATGCGGCCGAACTGTCACCCGGCGAGTTCTCCCAGCGCGTAAGGGACAAGGTCGCCAGCTTCGACGCCAAGACAGTTGTGATAGACAGCATAAACGGCTATCAGGCTGCGATGCCGGAGGAGAACGCACTTATCCTTCACATGCACGAGTTGCTGCAATATTTGAACAGGCAGGGTGCCAACACCTTTATCACTGTCGCGCAGCACGGCCTCGTCGGCGACATGAAATCCCCGGTGGACGTGACATATCTTGCCGATACAGTCATCCTGCTGCGCTACTTCGAAGCGGAGGCCCGCGTTCGCCGGGCGATCTCGGTCATCAAGAAGCGTACTGGACGACATGAAGATACCATTCGCGAATATAAAATTGGAGCAAATGGGTTGACGCTCGGCGAACCGCTCTCCGCGTTCCAGGGAATCCTGCGCGGTGTTCCTATCTTCGTGGGAAACCGACAGCCCCTTTTGCAAACACTTGACGAGGATGGCAGCCATTCCTGA